The following DNA comes from Fervidobacterium gondwanense DSM 13020.
TCCACAAAAGCTACATAGTTTCCGTGGAGCATATTGTGGAAGTGAAAAAATGGTTCCAGAATTCATATATTATAGTCCTCTCAGACAATACTGAACTGAAACTTTCAAGAAATTATCAAGAGGAAGTTTTTAAAAGGCTTGGACTTAAGAACTGATATTTTTATCCACCTTGCTTTATCGGTTTGTATTTTCACAAAAAGCAGGAATTACCCCCCTCTTACTTGTGCTAACTACCTTCTCAAGAGTTATCGTATACCCCATTCTTCTATGCATAACATTGTAAAAACTTCTGTCAAATAATACCACTATTCTTAACATTTCATTCGTGAAAAATTTCTAAAATACCCATTGACAAGTCTAAAAATATGATTTATCATATTCGTGAAAACTATCACGAATAAGCCTACGAATGTAAGAATAAAAGCAAAAGCTATAGAGAATTTATTGTTATGAGTGGAGGTGTGGAGATGCTTACTCGAACTTACAGTAAGGTCGAAGAGATACTCAAGAAATACGAATACAGAAAAGAGATGCTGATTAAGATCCTCCTCGAAGTGCAGAAAGAGTACAGACATATCCCAAGGGATGTTGTGAATTACATCGGTACAGCTCTCGGAATACCACCGGCAAAGATATACGGTGTTGCTACGTTCTATGCTCAGTTTTCCCTCAAACCAAAGGGTGAATACACAATATTGATCTGCGACGGAACGGCATGTCACATGGAAGGTTCAATGAGCTTGGTAAAAGCAATTGAGGAAGAAGTTGGAATAAAACCCGGAGAAGTTACACCAGATTTGAAGTTCAGTCTCGATAAGGTTGGATGTCTCGGAGCATGTGCACTTGCACCAGCGATGGTTATAAACGATGAAGTATACGGGAAACTCGACGGGGAAAAAGTTAAAGAAATTCTTAGAAAGTTGAAAGAGAGAAAGGAGGATTAAGATGTCAACAGTCGTTATCAATGAGCCAATAATAAAGAGTCCCGAGGAACTCGTTCAGTATATATCAAAGCTTAAGGAAAAGAGGGAGAAGAAACTCCAGCAACCGTCAGTTTACGTTTGTGTCGGTACCGGTTGTACAGCAAGCGG
Coding sequences within:
- the nuoE gene encoding NADH-quinone oxidoreductase subunit NuoE; protein product: MLTRTYSKVEEILKKYEYRKEMLIKILLEVQKEYRHIPRDVVNYIGTALGIPPAKIYGVATFYAQFSLKPKGEYTILICDGTACHMEGSMSLVKAIEEEVGIKPGEVTPDLKFSLDKVGCLGACALAPAMVINDEVYGKLDGEKVKEILRKLKERKED